One genomic region from Bactrocera tryoni isolate S06 chromosome 3, CSIRO_BtryS06_freeze2, whole genome shotgun sequence encodes:
- the LOC120770344 gene encoding uncharacterized protein LOC120770344, which translates to MKFYVGIIITVFFVCMRFAEAEQRYTVKNERFEHYDGVQETLFSANNIKVIGRQRTLNGTLKFFVDMDNEHFMISVETFHSQPGDDSYKLLPIGIPRMPLCEGLKNYFAKVAQPSFVHGENTDFPYIPEEGLCPLPKGEYYFKNLTLKTDTWPTQLPKGNIKVKLTIFKDGVNIGAGSLEMKVEDGE; encoded by the exons ATGAAGTTCTACGTGGGCATCATTATAACGGTATTTTTTGTGTGCATGAGATTTGCAGAG gCTGAACAACGTTACACGGTGAAAAATGAGCGTTTCGAGCATTACGATGGTGTGCAGGAGACTCTATTTTCTGCGAATAACATAAAAGTTATTGGTCGTCAACGTACCTTGAATGGCACTTTGAAGTTTTTTGTAGACATGGACAACGAACACTTTATGATAAGTGTAGAAACTTTCCATTCTCAACCAGGAGATGATAGTTATAAGCTTTTACCCATAGGCATCCCGCGTATGCCCCTTTGTGAGGGTCTCAAAAACTATTTCGCTAAAGTAGCGCAACCGTCTTTTGTACATGGTGAGAACACTGATTTTCCTTACATACCTGAGGAGGGTTTGTGCCCCCTGCCGAAAGGTGAATATTACTTTAAGAATTTGACTTTAAAGACCGACACGTGGCCCACTCAGTTACCAAAGGGcaatataaaagtgaaattgacTATTTTCAAGGATGGAGTCAATATTGGGGCAGGGTCATTGGAAATGAAAGTGGAAGATGGTGAATGA
- the LOC120770345 gene encoding uncharacterized protein LOC120770345 has translation MKFYVGIIITVFFVCKRFAEAEQSYMVKNDHFEHYDGEQETLFSADNARVIGRQRTLNGTLKFLEDMDNEHFMMSVEIFYSKPGDDNYKLLPMGVPRMPLCEGLKNYFAKVAQPSFVHGENTDFPYIPEEGLCPLPKKEYYFKNLTVKTDTWPTQIPRGNIKAKITFFKDGVDIGAGSLVMKVEDRE, from the exons ATGAAGTTCTACGTGGGCATCATTATAACGGTATTTTTTGTGTGCAAGAGATTTGCAGAG GCTGAACAAAGTTACATGGTGAAAAATGACCATTTCGAGCATTACGATGGTGAGCAGGAGACTCTATTTTCTGCGGATAACGCTAGAGTTATCGGCCGTCAACGTACCTTGAATGGCACTTTGAAGTTTTTGGAAGATATGGACAACGAACACTTTATGATGAGTGTAGAAATTTTCTATTCGAAACCAGGTGATGATAACTATAAGCTTTTACCCATGGGCGTCCCGCGTATGCCCCTTTGTGAGGGTCTCAAAAACTATTTCGCTAAAGTAGCGCAACCGTCTTTTGTACACGGTGAGAACACCGATTTTCCTTACATACCTGAAGAAGGTTTGTGTCCGCTGCCGAAAAAGGAATATTACTTTAAGAATTTGACTGTCAAAACCGACACATGGCCCACTCAGATACCAAGGGGCAATATAAAAgcgaaaataacttttttcaagGATGGGGTCGATATTGGCGCAGGGTCATTGGTTATGAAAGTGGAAGACCGTGAATGA
- the LOC120770346 gene encoding uncharacterized protein LOC120770346, whose amino-acid sequence MKFFVGILITVSCIWKQFAEAEQTYVVTNELFQHYDGLTKTLFYADNMKIIGRQRSINGTMRFLEDMSDEQFTLSVEMFSAQHGDDRFKPLVSYPSIHICEGLKDYFRTYVQPSLIYGENTDFPYIPKKGVCPLPKGEYYFKNLILNTNSWPTQVPRGILKTKMTFFKNGIDVGAWSLQMKLEDRQ is encoded by the exons ATGAAGTTTTTCGTAGGCATCCTTATAACGGTATCTTGTATTTGGAAACAATTTGCAGAG GCTGAACAAACTTACGTGGTGACAAATGAGCTTTTCCAGCATTACGATGGTCTGACGAAGACTTTATTTTATGCGGATAACATGAAAATTATCGGTCGTCAACGTAGCATAAATGGCACTATGAGATTTTTGGAAGACATGAGCGACGAACAATTTACGCTTAGTGTAGAAATGTTCTCCGCTCAACATGGCGATGATCGGTTCAAACCGTTAGTTAGTTACCCGAGTATACACATTTGCGAGGGTCTCAAAGACTATTTCAGGACATATGTGCAACCGTCTCTTATATATGGTGAGAATACCGATTTTCCTTACATACCTAAAAAGGGTGTGTGTCCCCTGCCGAAAggtgaatattattttaaaaatttaatattgaacaCCAACTCGTGGCCCACTCAGGTACCAAGGGgcattttaaaaactaaaatgacttttttcaaaaacggaATTGATGTTGGAGCATGGTCACTGCAGATGAAACTGGAAGATCGTCAGTGA